A genomic segment from Maniola jurtina chromosome 9, ilManJurt1.1, whole genome shotgun sequence encodes:
- the LOC123868396 gene encoding transmembrane protein 223: MSFLSYASIVLKKAATLRYSLKRNCVKINNSATFSSAVTKTIHDVNTNVTKDVILFKYENPKFYMYMNIFAVVQYMFWTYLGMFALQNLKDAPVDKSAISEDTPWYRKINLGENKYRNTLGAVAVVIGFGSLAMIWMYTLKSVRYLILNKGGHHLTFITYSPFGNNRMMKVPIEFVCCKESRKLAKVQLPLKVKNTAMHYMLDMRGEFKNPLLFDCTAGLKRTW, translated from the exons ATGTCCTTTTTATCCTACGCGTCAATAGTTCTAAAAAAGGCCGCTACATTACGATATTCATTGAAGAGGAACTgtgttaaaattaataatagcgCAACTTTTAGTTCGGCTGTAACGAAAACAATTCACGATGTCAACACGAACGTTACAAAAGATGTAATACTATTTAAATACGAGAATCCTAAATTCTATATGTACATGAATATATTTGCCGTCGTCCAGTATATGTTTTGGACGTATTTAGGAATGTTCGCCTTACAAAATCTAAAAGACGCCCCTGTGGATAAATCTGCAATTTCTGAAGATACTCCTTggtatagaaaaataaatttggGTGAAAATAAGTACAGGAATACTCTAGGAGCTGTAGCAGTTGTTATTG GATTTGGTTCCTTAGCCATGATATGGATGTACACTCTCAAATCGGTGCGCTACCTAATCCTAAACAAGGGAGGCCACCATCTAACTTTCATCACATACTCACCCTTTGGAAACAATAGAATGATgaaggtacctattgaatttgtGTGTTGCAAGGAAAGTCGAAAGCTGGCTAAAGTTCAGCTTCCTTTGAAGGTGAAAAACACAGCAATGCATTATATGCTAGACATGAGGGGGGAATTCAAAAATCCATTGCTTTTTGATTGTACAGCTGGTTTGAAGAGAACATGGTGA